A single window of Fervidicoccus fontis Kam940 DNA harbors:
- a CDS encoding chromatin protein Cren7: MTWRYCDLVKKEKKPNVCPRCGTEVPNPTKTWNFVSPLPDDKGRITITVMGSYKCPNCGYSWKAAISKLKVGGGEVEIDAGGKEKKIAGEAPKQKPEEIELDLEDIINEDDINEE, encoded by the coding sequence ATGACTTGGAGGTATTGTGATTTGGTAAAAAAGGAGAAGAAGCCAAACGTTTGTCCTAGGTGCGGTACAGAGGTTCCAAATCCAACAAAAACTTGGAACTTTGTTTCCCCTCTACCAGATGATAAAGGTAGGATCACAATAACAGTTATGGGATCATATAAGTGCCCTAACTGCGGATATAGTTGGAAGGCCGCTATTTCCAAGCTTAAAGTCGGAGGGGGAGAAGTCGAAATAGATGCAGGAGGGAAGGAGAAGAAGATAGCGGGGGAAGCTCCAAAGCAAAAGCCTGAAGAGATTGAGCTGGATTTAGAGGATATCATCAATGAAGACGATATTAATGAAGAATAA
- the mtnA gene encoding S-methyl-5-thioribose-1-phosphate isomerase, with amino-acid sequence MSILSELDSVKKELQEVLKEVSIVPIEWKDGKLRWIDVTSLPWEERYVESSDIYRVAEAIKRLEIRGAPAIGVTTALAVAMVAYNSPNNKDEMMKNIEKAVEILSHTRPTAYNLFWALNIMKKTFYESIDLSPQEIKEKLLSKALKIQIEDIKNNLKMGEIGEKLIQDGDTILTHCNTGSLATAGHGTALGVIKTAWKNGKKIKVIATETRPLLQGARLTAWELKKEGIPFKLITDNMVGIVMMKEMVHKVFVGADRILRTGHVINKIGTYGIAVLASYHKIPFYAVAPTSTFDLTTSPEDVIIENRDESEVTTVLNKLRIAPEGTSAYNFAFDMTPPELVSGIVTEKGIVEKDYESNIKKLFE; translated from the coding sequence GTGAGTATTTTGAGTGAGCTAGATTCTGTTAAAAAAGAGCTTCAAGAAGTCTTAAAAGAAGTTTCTATCGTTCCTATAGAGTGGAAGGATGGAAAGCTAAGATGGATAGATGTTACATCTCTTCCCTGGGAAGAAAGATATGTTGAGTCAAGCGATATATATAGAGTAGCTGAAGCAATAAAAAGGCTTGAAATAAGGGGAGCACCCGCTATAGGTGTTACTACTGCCCTCGCAGTTGCGATGGTTGCCTACAACTCTCCTAACAATAAAGATGAAATGATGAAAAACATAGAAAAAGCTGTAGAGATCCTCTCTCATACGAGACCTACGGCGTACAACTTGTTTTGGGCTCTAAACATTATGAAGAAGACTTTCTACGAGTCCATTGACCTCAGTCCTCAGGAAATAAAGGAGAAGCTCCTCTCTAAGGCGCTTAAAATACAGATTGAAGATATAAAAAACAATTTGAAGATGGGGGAAATCGGAGAAAAGCTGATACAGGATGGAGATACGATACTCACACACTGCAATACAGGATCCCTTGCTACAGCAGGGCACGGGACTGCCTTAGGAGTGATAAAAACGGCTTGGAAAAATGGAAAGAAAATAAAAGTTATAGCGACTGAGACGAGGCCTCTTCTTCAGGGGGCTAGGCTAACGGCCTGGGAACTCAAGAAAGAAGGCATACCATTCAAACTGATAACAGATAACATGGTCGGAATAGTAATGATGAAGGAAATGGTTCACAAGGTATTTGTCGGGGCAGACAGAATTCTTAGGACAGGTCACGTTATAAACAAGATCGGAACATATGGCATCGCGGTACTTGCAAGCTACCACAAGATCCCATTTTACGCTGTGGCCCCTACATCAACATTCGACCTAACTACTTCTCCTGAAGACGTTATCATTGAAAACAGAGACGAAAGCGAGGTCACAACTGTGCTCAATAAGCTGAGGATTGCACCGGAAGGCACGAGCGCTTATAATTTTGCCTTTGATATGACCCCTCCTGAGTTGGTAAGTGGAATAGTAACGGAAAAGGGGATTGTTGAAAAAGACTACGAATCAAACATTAAAAAGCTGTTTGAGTAA
- a CDS encoding APC family permease: protein MSKKITLLEAIMLGIGGMYGVGIFVFPGSTGRLNDGLDFLAWLITGIMMIAVGLVYSDMSSAFEVDGGPAVYPFEVFKKRALSKFLSFYSGAGFFVGWTIAITICAITSPYYLYYILPISLNYSIVTSLILIFFATLLVIFGVKLSGKVNQILTFILLAITLAFTIAVFSYSGLPIHLSNNYKFDISKFLASIGIIIGAYGAWASIPSVYSSVENPKKNVPLSVAISILSVAAIYVLMVMSLHSLIPYNEFLNNPEVAYSPFSYASIQLEKLTGTKIFTYLFSLSALLAIFTTMIVGFLSLSRAVYAMSEKGIIPQKIYDIDSKNGRYILSTVIISLTSSLFSLFPQYFYKFMVIGLVVGTNIPYAINLISYIYFKHSSPSGFLSRRIGIFLGIMSFSIIIVSSYALSLQEVKASAIALSILFVAYVIYYFFRK, encoded by the coding sequence ATGTCCAAAAAGATAACGCTTCTTGAGGCTATAATGCTTGGAATTGGCGGAATGTATGGAGTAGGTATATTTGTCTTTCCCGGATCGACTGGAAGGCTGAACGACGGGTTGGACTTCCTTGCTTGGCTAATTACGGGCATTATGATGATTGCAGTTGGGCTTGTTTATTCAGACATGTCCTCCGCATTTGAGGTCGATGGCGGTCCCGCAGTTTATCCATTTGAAGTATTTAAGAAAAGAGCATTATCTAAGTTTTTATCATTCTACAGCGGCGCAGGCTTTTTCGTTGGATGGACCATTGCCATAACCATATGCGCGATAACTTCTCCTTATTATCTGTATTATATATTACCGATTTCTCTAAACTATTCTATTGTGACCTCTCTCATTCTGATTTTTTTCGCAACTTTATTAGTCATTTTTGGAGTGAAATTAAGCGGAAAAGTAAACCAAATCTTGACGTTTATTCTTCTAGCAATTACACTTGCTTTCACAATCGCTGTTTTTTCATATTCTGGACTCCCCATACATTTATCAAATAACTACAAATTCGACATAAGCAAATTTCTTGCATCCATTGGAATTATAATCGGTGCATATGGAGCGTGGGCTTCAATACCGAGCGTTTACAGCAGCGTTGAAAATCCAAAAAAGAACGTCCCGCTGTCCGTCGCAATATCGATCCTTTCTGTAGCTGCCATCTACGTTCTTATGGTGATGTCGCTCCATAGCTTGATTCCGTACAATGAGTTTTTGAACAATCCCGAAGTGGCATACTCACCTTTTTCTTATGCGTCCATTCAGCTGGAAAAGCTCACAGGTACAAAAATATTTACATATTTATTTTCGCTTTCCGCTTTATTGGCGATTTTCACGACCATGATCGTGGGTTTCCTCTCCCTCAGCAGAGCCGTTTATGCTATGTCTGAAAAGGGGATAATACCTCAAAAAATCTATGACATAGACTCGAAGAATGGAAGATACATCCTGTCAACTGTGATTATAAGCTTAACTTCTTCGCTCTTCTCATTATTTCCACAGTATTTCTATAAGTTCATGGTAATTGGTCTAGTAGTAGGAACGAACATTCCCTACGCTATAAATCTAATCTCATATATATACTTTAAGCATAGTTCACCTTCAGGCTTTCTGAGCAGAAGAATAGGAATCTTTTTAGGAATAATGTCCTTTAGCATCATAATCGTTTCATCATATGCTCTTTCTCTTCAAGAAGTTAAGGCATCCGCTATAGCTCTCTCTATCCTTTTTGTTGCATATGTTATATATTACTTTTTTAGGAAATAA
- the gapN gene encoding NADP-dependent glyceraldehyde-3-phosphate dehydrogenase: protein MNKDDRDFFSDIFEENKLGKRYKAFVLGKWIFGREEEQIFSPIDTNTIGTIPKLTYDDIEPYIKELYESGKWKIRNTPGYKRIEYLEKMAKLIEEHREDFIESLMIGAGKTRDQAAGEVNASINRLKSAMLDLRKVYGEYIPGDWDQTTLESESLVRKEPYGIVLAISPFNYPLFDTVAKFTYSVVAGNAVIIKPPTQVPVPSLMFARIAEVSGFPKESLMVLTVPGSEMEKVVSDPRIGVISLTGSSETGKKVLKAGGIKRYIMELGGGDPAIVLDDADIDEASRLISTGIYSYAGQRCDAIKMIIAHHSVKDELKKKIVENLAKVKVGDPRDPNTTMGPLISKKAVEEMMKGIQDAVEKGGKILYGGRRLNGNYVEPTLIEITDKSKLNSLLLYKEEVFAPVAIIFNYANEDEAVMLANNRKYGLDASIFAKDINRIRKIIRYLEYGAIYINDIPRHGIGYYPYGGRKESGIGRESIAYSIEEVMAIKAIVYNYRGRRIFEYLI, encoded by the coding sequence ATGAATAAAGACGACAGAGACTTCTTTTCAGATATTTTTGAAGAAAATAAGTTAGGTAAAAGATATAAGGCTTTTGTGCTTGGAAAGTGGATATTTGGTAGGGAGGAAGAACAAATCTTCTCTCCCATAGATACCAATACTATTGGAACTATACCTAAATTGACATATGATGATATTGAGCCTTATATAAAAGAATTGTATGAATCGGGAAAATGGAAGATAAGGAATACTCCAGGGTATAAGAGAATCGAATACTTAGAGAAAATGGCTAAATTAATTGAAGAACACCGAGAGGATTTTATTGAATCGCTAATGATTGGAGCTGGAAAAACGAGAGATCAGGCTGCCGGAGAAGTAAATGCGAGCATAAACAGGTTAAAGAGTGCTATGCTTGATCTTCGAAAAGTATATGGCGAGTATATCCCTGGTGATTGGGATCAGACAACATTAGAGTCCGAAAGTCTAGTCAGAAAAGAACCTTATGGAATAGTGCTCGCTATCTCACCTTTTAATTATCCCCTTTTCGATACAGTTGCTAAGTTTACATATAGTGTAGTCGCGGGGAATGCTGTTATAATAAAGCCACCAACACAAGTTCCAGTTCCATCATTAATGTTCGCCCGTATTGCAGAAGTATCTGGCTTTCCAAAGGAATCACTCATGGTGCTAACTGTTCCCGGAAGCGAAATGGAGAAAGTGGTTTCAGATCCTCGAATTGGAGTAATTAGCTTAACTGGTAGCAGTGAAACAGGGAAAAAAGTATTGAAAGCGGGTGGAATTAAACGATACATAATGGAGTTAGGCGGAGGAGATCCGGCAATAGTCTTAGATGATGCAGACATAGATGAGGCTTCAAGATTGATATCAACTGGGATATACAGCTATGCAGGACAAAGGTGTGATGCTATAAAAATGATAATTGCGCATCATTCCGTAAAGGATGAGCTAAAGAAAAAAATTGTAGAAAATTTAGCAAAAGTGAAAGTAGGGGATCCAAGGGATCCAAATACCACTATGGGACCTCTTATATCTAAAAAAGCAGTCGAAGAAATGATGAAAGGTATACAAGATGCAGTAGAGAAAGGAGGAAAAATTCTCTATGGAGGAAGGAGATTAAATGGGAACTATGTGGAACCGACACTTATTGAAATAACGGATAAAAGCAAATTGAATAGCCTGCTTCTCTATAAAGAAGAAGTTTTTGCTCCGGTAGCAATAATATTTAATTATGCAAACGAAGATGAAGCAGTAATGCTGGCAAATAATAGGAAATATGGACTTGATGCATCAATATTTGCAAAGGATATAAATAGGATAAGAAAAATCATAAGGTATCTGGAATACGGCGCTATATACATAAATGACATACCTAGACATGGAATTGGATACTATCCTTATGGTGGCAGAAAAGAGAGCGGCATAGGAAGGGAGAGTATAGCCTATAGTATTGAAGAAGTTATGGCTATAAAAGCAATTGTATACAACTACAGAGGGAGAAGGATTTTTGAATACCTAATTTAA
- a CDS encoding GNAT family N-acetyltransferase, which translates to MENLELEDSFSKKENSMKNVIVRKARISDVDRIFKIYSENIEYLDEESKNWLKSIIKKKSRRARIYVALKRKKLVGFIIFYKKRKEAYIDAFAVDSRYRGLGIGRKLLNCIEQTLELEGVKRIYLSVKNGNNNALGLYLKNGYKVTNIVFILEAGLDNLNGKLGELEGLKLKVDSVKKHNEINSKIKLLDTSIWSNLTWDIDDSIYKISKEEATYITIYSGKRLIGVARAHIDKNKVVIERLALSYYKATDSLITIASAIKTKIALKPKMKIRIPVDSSKASLLKALIAFGFKIINSEYVLCKDFPSIEEN; encoded by the coding sequence ATGGAAAATTTGGAATTAGAAGATAGTTTTTCTAAAAAAGAAAATTCGATGAAGAACGTTATCGTTAGGAAGGCAAGAATTTCTGACGTGGACCGCATTTTCAAAATATATAGTGAAAACATCGAATATTTGGATGAAGAGAGCAAGAATTGGCTGAAAAGCATAATTAAGAAAAAGAGCAGAAGGGCGAGGATATATGTCGCATTAAAAAGAAAGAAACTTGTAGGGTTCATAATATTTTATAAAAAAAGGAAAGAAGCATACATTGATGCTTTTGCGGTGGATTCTCGCTATAGAGGATTGGGAATAGGAAGGAAACTGTTGAATTGTATAGAGCAAACTCTTGAGCTTGAGGGAGTAAAAAGGATATATCTCTCTGTGAAAAACGGAAACAATAATGCTTTAGGATTGTACCTGAAAAACGGCTACAAAGTTACTAACATTGTATTTATTTTAGAAGCTGGATTGGATAATTTAAATGGAAAGCTTGGAGAGCTTGAGGGCTTGAAGCTGAAAGTTGATAGCGTAAAAAAGCATAATGAGATAAATTCGAAGATAAAGCTCCTGGACACATCAATATGGAGCAATTTGACTTGGGATATCGATGATTCTATATATAAAATCAGCAAGGAAGAAGCTACATATATTACTATATATAGCGGGAAAAGGCTTATAGGAGTAGCAAGGGCGCATATAGATAAAAATAAAGTTGTAATCGAGAGATTAGCGCTTTCTTATTATAAAGCTACTGATTCGTTGATAACAATAGCAAGTGCTATAAAAACCAAAATAGCCTTAAAGCCAAAAATGAAAATTCGGATACCGGTGGATTCCTCTAAAGCTTCATTATTGAAAGCGTTGATTGCATTTGGGTTCAAAATAATCAACAGCGAATATGTTTTATGCAAGGACTTCCCTTCTATTGAAGAAAACTGA
- a CDS encoding alanyl-tRNA editing protein, which translates to MVNLKEEARKFSPTEKVYLENSYLKEINANLLSILMESKNKAYLVFDKTIFHPKSGGQESDTGTIYDNERLFEVKKVLEVDGVAFHYANIQKNSGIQEKGEIFRLKLDWERRYKIMRSHTAGHILDYAVMKVTGKKVNTIEANHASIGSYIKYEHINLSHIQLEMIEKTANEAVKAGISVNVRYVKREELEKFVFNAPNLERLPDVGIYRIVEIQNINSIPCSGTHVKNTSEINYIKIKGVKEEDDGTVIFYETIP; encoded by the coding sequence TTGGTTAATTTAAAAGAAGAAGCTAGGAAATTTAGCCCAACTGAAAAGGTTTACCTGGAAAATTCCTACTTGAAGGAAATAAACGCCAATCTTTTATCAATTTTAATGGAAAGCAAAAACAAAGCATACCTGGTCTTTGACAAGACTATCTTTCATCCAAAAAGCGGAGGACAGGAGAGCGATACCGGAACAATTTATGATAACGAGAGGCTTTTTGAGGTGAAAAAGGTTTTGGAAGTTGATGGTGTCGCGTTTCATTATGCCAATATACAAAAAAACAGCGGAATACAGGAAAAGGGGGAGATTTTTAGACTAAAGCTTGATTGGGAGAGAAGGTACAAAATCATGCGATCTCATACTGCAGGTCATATTCTTGACTACGCTGTTATGAAAGTTACTGGAAAAAAGGTAAATACAATCGAAGCCAATCATGCCAGTATCGGATCCTACATAAAATATGAGCATATAAACTTGAGTCATATTCAACTGGAAATGATAGAAAAAACAGCTAACGAAGCGGTCAAAGCGGGCATAAGTGTAAATGTCAGATATGTTAAAAGAGAGGAATTGGAAAAATTTGTATTTAATGCACCAAATCTAGAGAGGTTGCCGGATGTTGGAATATACAGGATCGTTGAGATACAAAATATCAACTCCATTCCATGCTCCGGCACACATGTAAAGAATACAAGCGAAATCAACTATATCAAGATAAAAGGCGTAAAAGAGGAAGATGACGGAACTGTTATTTTTTATGAAACAATTCCATAA
- a CDS encoding cysteine hydrolase family protein, with product MKEPTFKKYQNLYYKFIPEGDFWEKMKPKKDKVALVIVDVQKGFLEEAKMIKEKHGHAYLYDRLVQVTIPNIKKLLDFFRENKLPVVHAVIGSYRTDGKDRSPVQSRPGWNYSLQIIGTSSQEEVDELRPLKDEIVVYKTTDSALNGTSLGHILRWMGIEHVVVTGIVTDQCVAGTVRDLADWGFIVYVVEDATAAISQEYHEMELRIINQIYAKVVSTEEIIEDLK from the coding sequence TTGAAAGAACCTACTTTTAAGAAATATCAAAATTTATATTATAAATTCATTCCAGAAGGAGATTTTTGGGAAAAGATGAAGCCAAAAAAAGATAAAGTTGCCCTTGTAATAGTCGATGTCCAGAAGGGATTTTTAGAAGAGGCAAAGATGATAAAAGAAAAGCATGGACACGCATATCTATATGATAGACTCGTCCAAGTCACTATACCCAATATAAAAAAGCTCCTCGATTTTTTCCGAGAAAATAAGCTTCCTGTAGTGCATGCTGTTATAGGAAGTTACAGAACGGATGGAAAAGATAGGTCTCCTGTTCAATCTAGACCTGGATGGAATTATTCGCTTCAAATTATAGGAACTTCTTCGCAGGAAGAGGTTGATGAATTAAGACCGCTAAAAGACGAAATAGTTGTTTACAAAACTACTGACAGCGCACTTAATGGAACTTCCTTGGGACATATTCTTAGATGGATGGGAATTGAACATGTTGTAGTTACTGGAATTGTCACGGATCAATGCGTTGCAGGAACGGTGAGAGATTTAGCAGATTGGGGTTTCATAGTTTATGTAGTAGAGGATGCAACAGCTGCAATTTCGCAAGAGTACCATGAAATGGAATTGAGGATAATAAACCAAATTTATGCAAAGGTAGTAAGCACTGAAGAAATTATAGAAGATTTGAAATAA
- a CDS encoding APC family permease translates to MEEKNKEAQKLELKKVLSFWMIWGIAVGAVVGDGIFTFTGYAVASAGSSVIIAYLIAGITQMALMLSFGELVVWKPSAGGPSIWVKELLGEKWELVSSVSYSIGWIIAGGSTGLATGTYVYWLLDYAGIHLGNITLWVTVFAILFNVIFAIMNILGVDIAAKAQLIMVLFLVAIMVAYAAFATPHINFSYFKENFMPNGFFGFLAAIPIGVYAYMGASTIIFSGEEAKRPIDISRALFWSSLTFIILYSWDLVCAVGTIPYNEVVVFYQALYSTSAERLWGPAGGLIITFGAWLAAATCILMGTMYQPPRNLYDLSRRGYKVPKWWGYLHPKYKTPTYATLFVLVISIILIILGAMAGQTTVYAMLGYSLVWAWAVSWIFTLAAAIQLRKKHKDVIEKLPWKVPLWPLTPAFAVISLGLIFFAMILDMFLSYGALTAFVTILGNLTWTILLIIATKYIIPKNK, encoded by the coding sequence ATGGAAGAAAAAAATAAAGAAGCGCAAAAGTTAGAATTGAAAAAGGTCCTTTCTTTCTGGATGATTTGGGGTATTGCTGTCGGAGCCGTAGTCGGAGACGGGATTTTCACCTTTACTGGATATGCGGTCGCTTCGGCCGGTTCATCTGTAATTATTGCATATCTTATCGCGGGAATTACTCAAATGGCTTTAATGCTATCATTCGGCGAACTTGTTGTATGGAAACCTTCTGCTGGAGGACCAAGTATTTGGGTAAAAGAGCTATTGGGAGAAAAATGGGAGTTGGTGTCTTCTGTCTCATACAGCATTGGGTGGATAATTGCAGGAGGTTCTACAGGATTAGCTACTGGAACTTATGTCTATTGGCTTCTTGATTACGCCGGTATTCACTTGGGAAATATAACGTTATGGGTAACTGTTTTTGCCATTCTGTTTAATGTAATCTTTGCTATAATGAACATACTTGGAGTTGATATTGCAGCAAAAGCTCAATTGATAATGGTTTTGTTTCTAGTGGCGATAATGGTAGCTTATGCAGCATTTGCAACTCCTCATATCAATTTTTCTTATTTTAAAGAAAACTTTATGCCTAACGGATTTTTCGGTTTTCTTGCCGCAATTCCTATAGGTGTCTATGCGTATATGGGAGCTTCAACTATAATATTTTCAGGTGAGGAAGCTAAAAGACCAATAGATATATCTAGGGCCCTTTTTTGGTCTTCACTGACCTTTATAATTCTTTACAGTTGGGATTTGGTTTGTGCGGTTGGCACAATTCCATATAACGAAGTTGTCGTTTTTTATCAAGCGCTATATTCTACCTCTGCAGAGAGATTATGGGGACCTGCTGGAGGGCTGATTATCACTTTTGGAGCTTGGCTCGCTGCCGCTACTTGCATTCTAATGGGGACAATGTACCAGCCCCCTAGAAATTTATATGATCTATCAAGGAGAGGATATAAAGTACCCAAGTGGTGGGGATATCTTCATCCTAAGTACAAAACACCGACTTATGCTACTTTATTCGTATTAGTAATTTCCATCATATTAATAATTTTAGGTGCAATGGCCGGACAAACGACAGTGTATGCTATGCTGGGGTACTCTCTCGTTTGGGCTTGGGCAGTTTCTTGGATATTTACACTTGCTGCTGCTATTCAACTAAGGAAAAAGCATAAAGATGTTATAGAAAAACTGCCCTGGAAAGTCCCGCTATGGCCTCTCACGCCTGCTTTTGCAGTTATCAGCCTCGGTTTAATTTTCTTTGCAATGATTTTAGATATGTTTTTGTCCTATGGGGCTCTTACGGCTTTTGTTACAATATTAGGAAATCTGACATGGACAATATTGCTCATAATTGCTACAAAATATATTATTCCAAAGAATAAATAA
- a CDS encoding ABC transporter permease: MSIKRFFSLLGMSYKMAVKSLGSRKLRSILTILGIIIGPAVIVMMGAVVGGYSQYILNQVTSLGQNNIMITPSSDYTLTSSDLSYFKSFSYVVNAVPYYLTQATVTVGNSQEQIYIYCTDVNFVLHAIGGLEIEEGSAPSQGDVLDALIGHKVAYDQNGNLEYGVGDVVPLKVFTKITNGIPQYKTVNVIVSGVLKEYGGALIFSPDQTIFLDTDAGQKLLGLNSWSGILVQVSDPIYVKDFVSTVESTYGNKVSVISFSAIADIVSSITGAVNYINYVASLSAFAVAIAGTTATMVTSVIERTKEIGVMKSIGYTNREIIIMILSESTLMSFIAAVAGSLLGVAGSFVLGGSGMTIRAGTNTVVINSHPLFSAHLFITSIGLTILVGVVGGILPAYMASRIPPAVALRYE, translated from the coding sequence ATGAGCATCAAAAGGTTTTTCTCGCTTTTGGGAATGTCCTATAAAATGGCAGTTAAGTCCCTCGGAAGCAGGAAGCTAAGGAGCATATTGACTATTCTAGGAATAATTATAGGCCCAGCAGTAATTGTCATGATGGGAGCTGTAGTAGGAGGGTACTCTCAATACATCCTCAATCAAGTGACGAGCCTCGGACAAAACAACATAATGATAACTCCGTCTTCAGATTATACTCTGACATCTAGCGATCTGAGCTACTTCAAGTCGTTCAGTTATGTTGTAAATGCCGTGCCATATTACTTGACACAAGCAACAGTCACAGTGGGCAACTCTCAAGAGCAAATTTATATTTACTGCACGGATGTGAACTTCGTATTACATGCGATTGGAGGGCTGGAAATCGAGGAGGGAAGCGCTCCTTCGCAGGGAGATGTGCTTGATGCATTAATAGGGCATAAAGTCGCCTACGACCAAAATGGAAATTTAGAATATGGAGTGGGCGATGTGGTACCATTAAAAGTTTTTACGAAAATCACTAACGGAATCCCTCAGTACAAAACAGTAAACGTAATTGTAAGCGGAGTGCTTAAAGAATATGGGGGCGCTCTTATCTTCAGCCCAGACCAGACAATATTCTTAGATACTGATGCGGGTCAGAAGCTTTTAGGTCTAAACAGCTGGAGCGGCATATTAGTACAGGTGAGTGATCCTATCTACGTGAAGGATTTTGTCAGCACCGTAGAGAGCACCTATGGAAATAAGGTTTCTGTGATCTCCTTCAGTGCAATTGCAGATATAGTTTCAAGCATAACTGGAGCAGTAAACTATATAAATTATGTAGCTTCACTTTCTGCATTTGCCGTTGCAATAGCTGGGACAACAGCGACCATGGTTACTTCAGTCATTGAAAGGACGAAAGAGATAGGCGTAATGAAGTCGATAGGATATACCAACAGGGAAATCATAATAATGATATTATCTGAATCAACTCTCATGAGCTTTATAGCAGCCGTTGCAGGCAGTCTGCTCGGAGTTGCAGGTTCATTTGTGCTTGGAGGAAGTGGAATGACTATAAGGGCTGGAACAAACACAGTTGTAATAAACAGTCATCCGCTGTTCTCTGCACATTTATTCATAACTTCAATTGGATTGACAATACTTGTAGGAGTAGTAGGAGGGATTTTGCCTGCATATATGGCCTCGAGGATCCCTCCCGCTGTTGCGTTGAGATATGAATGA